TTATTACAAATGGTTTTGAGGAAGTACAGCATCTTAAACTTCAAAACAGCGGCATTAAAAAATACTTTAAAACTGTAACCACATCCGAAGAGGTAGGGTTAAAGAAGCCCCATCCTGTTATATTTAAAACCGCCCTTGCAAAAGCTTCAGTCGCCCCAAGAAATAGTGTTATGATTGGAGACAGCTTGGAAGCAGATATTATAGGGGCGCATAATGTGGGAATGCATACCTTGTTATTTAATTATAGAAATGAAATTGTTGCAACGCCCCATTTTGCCATAACCGAACTTTCAGAAATTAAAAAACATCTGTAGTAATAATCCTTCATTTTGGACGTTAAAAATTAGTAAACTATCCCCACTTATGAATAAAACCATATCCCATTCCATCTATATGGTTTGTGCTTGTTTGTTATTTTCAGCCTGTATAAAAGATACCGATTTTGACCAGGCCGAAGAAATAGCACTGACCCCCATTGTAGAACTAGACCTGATATATTTTAATCTTCGCGCAGACCAGTTTTATGATACTATAAATTCTACCCCTGTATTAACTGTTACGGATACTACGGAAATTAAATTTTTAGATGACAGCTCCCTTCAGGAAAGCCTAAAGCGCGCAGAGTTTTATTTTAAATTTACAAATAGTATCCCTCGGACTTTTCAAGTAGATTTTCAGTTTTTAAGTGAAACGAATGATACAACATATGTTGCGGGAACATCGGTTATTGAGGGAATGCCCGCCGCGCCTGTAATTACTGAATTTATTGAAAACGTGGAGGAAGACGATATTCTGCGATTGACACAAGCCAATAAGGTTGTGGTTTCCGTAACCATACCCTCATCCAATGAGAGTTTGGAAGGCACATTAAATTTAAAATCCAAGACAACCTACTTTTTGGAATACTAATACCATGCGATACTTATTTACCTTTATACTATCCCTCTTGGGCTTTTTTGCTATTTCCCAAAACAAGCAGATTCTTTATGGTTTTGATGACGTGCCCCAATCCTTGATGCTCAATCCCGGAAGCAAAGTTACTCAGCAAAAACATTTTGGAATCCCGTTTTTGTCCCAAATTCATTTTAACGGAGGCTCCTCGGGCGTATCGGTTTATGATATTTTTAAAGATGGAAATGATAATATCAACGACCGTATTACACAAAAGCTATTTGAAATGAAGAATACGGATTTCTTTACTGCAACACAACAATTGGAGCTTCTAAATTTTGGTTGGCGCGCAAAGAATGAAATTTACTTTTCAGGTGGAATTTATCAAGAGTTTGATTTTATTTCCTATTTCCCAAAAGATCTTGCCATATTGGCTTGGGAAGGAAATAGAGATTATTTGGATTACCAATTTGATTTGGGAGAGATTAGTACCACCGGCGATTTTTTGACGGTTTACCACTTTGGCCTAAACAAGCAAATAACCAATAAACTAACAGTAGGTGCTCGTTTAAAAGTATATTCTAGCATGTTCAGTTATCGGAGCGTCAACAATTCTGGAACTTTTACAACCCGATTGGGTGATGAAAGTTCAGAAAACATTTATGAACATACGGTGGAAAATGCTGATGTATCTGTAGAAACTTCTGGTTATGCTTCTCTGCGCGATTTGGATGGCGCTTCGCAGGTAACTAATGAAATATTGGGCAGGGCCTTTTTTGGAGGAAACATTGGGGTAGGGGTTGATCTAGGGTTTAATTACGACATAAACGATGCTTGGACTCTTACAGGGAGTGCCCAGGACGTTGGCGCTATTTTTCATTCAAAAGATGTTGAGAGTTATCGCGCCCATGGAACTTATACATTAGATGGGATAAACCTAATTTTTCCGCCTTTGAGCGAGGGAGACTCCACGTTTCCCTATTATGACGACCTTGAAGATGAGATAGAGCGTGAAATTCCCATAGATACTCTCACCAATTCATATACCCAGTTCCGGCCCGTAAAAATTAATGCGGGTATAAGTTACGGCTTTGGTAGGTTTAGTGTTTCCGGTGAGTGTGATTGTTTAAATAAGGGCGGAGGTACACTTCATAAGCAAAATGTAGGGTTGCAATTCTATTCAATCTTTAGACCTAAAGGACCGCAAATGGCCGGCACACTTTTTTATCATAGAAGAATTACAAACTATCTTTCTGCAAAAGCAACATATACGGTAGATTCCTATTCCTTTTCAAATGTAGGTTTAGGTGTTTCCGCAGCTATTGGCAATGTCAATTTTTATCTCGCGGCAGACAATCTTATAAGGTATGGCAACTTGGCAAAAGCAAAAAGTGTATCTTTACAGTTAGGCTTTAACATAATAATTGACGAGGAATGAAACGTATTTTACTACTTGCATTTGCCATATTTTTGACTATCAGCGTTGGAGCGCAACAAACTAATTTGAGTGAGTATAGTTATATTGTTGTTCCTGATCAATTTGATTTTTTAAATGAAAAGGATAAATTTCAGCTCAACTCGATGTCAAAGTTCTATTTTGAAAAAAGCGGTTTCAATGCTTATATGGCAGATGAGGCTCCAAATGCGAACCGATGTGACGGACTTTATGCAAATGTGGAAAAGTTAAAGAGTATTTTGGGCACAAAACTTCAAATTGTTTTAAAGGATTGCAACAATCAAGAAATCTACAGAAGCCAAGAAGGGAAAAGCAAGTATAAGGAATACGATAAGACTTATCAAGATGCGCTTCGCAAGGCATTTAATAGTGTAGAAATGCTAGGTGTAAATCAAAAAGATGTAATTCTCATAGACGATAATAGAAATACAAGAATAGCATCTAACCAAAAAAATCAAAATACGGCGCAGGAAGAGCTTCCTATTTCAAAAGTTTCAAGAATTTCAGGAAATTTGCTTCCCGATGCAAAATTCTCAAATTATACCCAGGACGGAAAAACATTTCTGTTAAGAAAAACTACGGAAGGTTATGCCTTGTATGAAGAGTCTTCAAGTGCTGATGATGGACTTTTACTAAAAGGGAAAATCATTGTGATGGATGAAGTGGTAAAATATATGGACACTTCTGGAAAAGTTTGGACCGCTGCTTTTGATGCATCTGGAAATTTATCAATTAAGGACGATTCCACAACAAGCATTTATCATTCTGTAAATTAAAAGTCGTATTTGTCCTTCCAGAGCTGCTTTAAATAATTTTTCAAGGTGTTTTCTTTGGGATTGTTTCCAGGCTTGTAAAAAGTGGTTCCTTTTATTTCTTCGGGCAAAAACTCATGCGGAACAAAATTGCCCTCGTAATTGTGGGCATATTCATATTCCTTTCCGTAGCCCAATTGCTTCATTAACTTTGTGGGCGCGTTTCTAATAGATAAAGGAACTGATAGGTCCCCCGTTTGCCGAACTGTGTGTTGTGCTTCACCTATCGCTTTATAGGAAGCGTTGCTTTTGGGCGAAGTGGCCAAGTAGATGGCACACTGGCTTAATATAATACGCGCTTCGGGATAGCCAATGGTATTTACCGCCTGAAAGGTACTGGTAGCTAGTAAAAGTGCATTTGGATTTGCCATGCCGATATCCTCGGAAGCTAAAATTACCATTCTACGGGCAATGAACTTGATATCTTCACCTCCTTCAATCATTCGTGCTAGCCAGTATACTGCTGCGTTCGGATCGCTGCCTCGAATGGATTTTATAAATGCCGAAATAATATCGTAATGCTGCTCTCCAGTTTTGTCATAAAGCACAGTATTTTTCTGCGCCTTTTGCATCACAAGCTCGTTGGTTATGATAATTTTACCTTCTTTTTCTGAAAGAACTACCAACTCTAAAATATTTAAAAGCTTTCGGGCATCACCCCCAGAAAGCCTTATGATTGCTTCTGTTTCCTTTAAGGTTACATTTTTTTGTGAAAGAATTTCGTCTTCGTTTAAAGCTCTTTTAAGTAATGCTTCCAAATCCTCACGACTAAAAGGTTCCAGAACATATACCTGACAGCGAGATAGCAAAGCAGGGATTACTTCAAAACTTGGATTTTCGGTAGTAGCTCCAATTAAAGTAATCCAGCCCTTTTCTACAGCACCCAACAGCGAATCCTGCTGCGATTTACTGAAACGATGAATTTCGTCAATAAATAAAATTGGATTTTTAGTAGAAAATAGTGTATCGCTTTTTTTAGCTTTTTCAATTACTTCCCGAACTGCTGCAACACCGCTGTCTACAGCACTTAGGGTATAAAACGGTCTGCCACTTTCATTTGCAATTATATTTGCAAGTGTGGTCTTTCCAGTTCCTGGTGGTCCCCAAAAAATCATGGAGGGAATCATTCCGGTACCCAATTGTGATGTAAGTGAACCTTTGGGCCCTACTAAATGCTGCTGGCTTAAATAGCTCTCGAGAGTTGTGGGGCGGATCCGTTCGGCGAGGGGTGCGTTCATAATTTTCAAAATTACAATTTTAATAAATCGGTTTCACTGACAATTTATCATAATTTTGGTTTTGGGAGTGTTTTTTGTAATCACACATTTATGTCAAAATCAGACCAATTAAAGTTCAGTCCCGAAATTTTTGGTTATCCTTTACTTTTTGTATTGGGGCTTTGGATTGTGTATTGGGTCGAAGCGCGTTTCAATATAAATTTTAACCCATACGGTATTTTCCCAAGAAAGTTGGATGGCCTCTGGGGTGTCCTTTTTAGCCCTTTTATCCATGGTAGTTTAAAGCATCTTTTTAATAACTCGGTTCCGCTTTTTG
The Aequorivita iocasae genome window above contains:
- a CDS encoding replication-associated recombination protein A produces the protein MNAPLAERIRPTTLESYLSQQHLVGPKGSLTSQLGTGMIPSMIFWGPPGTGKTTLANIIANESGRPFYTLSAVDSGVAAVREVIEKAKKSDTLFSTKNPILFIDEIHRFSKSQQDSLLGAVEKGWITLIGATTENPSFEVIPALLSRCQVYVLEPFSREDLEALLKRALNEDEILSQKNVTLKETEAIIRLSGGDARKLLNILELVVLSEKEGKIIITNELVMQKAQKNTVLYDKTGEQHYDIISAFIKSIRGSDPNAAVYWLARMIEGGEDIKFIARRMVILASEDIGMANPNALLLATSTFQAVNTIGYPEARIILSQCAIYLATSPKSNASYKAIGEAQHTVRQTGDLSVPLSIRNAPTKLMKQLGYGKEYEYAHNYEGNFVPHEFLPEEIKGTTFYKPGNNPKENTLKNYLKQLWKDKYDF
- a CDS encoding DUF5723 family protein translates to MRYLFTFILSLLGFFAISQNKQILYGFDDVPQSLMLNPGSKVTQQKHFGIPFLSQIHFNGGSSGVSVYDIFKDGNDNINDRITQKLFEMKNTDFFTATQQLELLNFGWRAKNEIYFSGGIYQEFDFISYFPKDLAILAWEGNRDYLDYQFDLGEISTTGDFLTVYHFGLNKQITNKLTVGARLKVYSSMFSYRSVNNSGTFTTRLGDESSENIYEHTVENADVSVETSGYASLRDLDGASQVTNEILGRAFFGGNIGVGVDLGFNYDINDAWTLTGSAQDVGAIFHSKDVESYRAHGTYTLDGINLIFPPLSEGDSTFPYYDDLEDEIEREIPIDTLTNSYTQFRPVKINAGISYGFGRFSVSGECDCLNKGGGTLHKQNVGLQFYSIFRPKGPQMAGTLFYHRRITNYLSAKATYTVDSYSFSNVGLGVSAAIGNVNFYLAADNLIRYGNLAKAKSVSLQLGFNIIIDEE